One part of the Anopheles coustani chromosome 2, idAnoCousDA_361_x.2, whole genome shotgun sequence genome encodes these proteins:
- the LOC131262947 gene encoding uroporphyrinogen-III synthase isoform X1 has product MKKVVVILKSESENSDNYGALLEKHGFEPVFIPTLDFSFKNLEVLRDRLLSPYKYSGLIFTSPRSITAVRDAVRGQKLKDDWKTLENYSVGETSRDLIQRSLDLDTKGHHSGNASNLADFIKTDLYNKTVTMPFLFPCGNLKQDVLQNKLSEYGYSLDSVEVYETVPHRDLERNLVALFRSDGDANKDRTIDSLLFFSPSGINYCAHVFEKHRLDLTGKRIIAIGPSTKKAIENKGITVHRTAEKPSPDYVVGALLHDT; this is encoded by the coding sequence ATGAAAAAGGTGGTGGTGATATTAAAATCCGAAAGTGAAAACTCGGACAATTACGGTGCTCTGCTGGAGAAGCACGGTTTCGAACCAGTGTTTATTCCGACGCTCGATTTTTCCTTCAAGAATCTGGAGGTGCTGCGGGATCGGCTGCTATCGCCGTACAAGTACTCCGGTCTCATATTCACCAGCCCGCGTAGCATAACGGCCGTTCGGGATGCAGTACGTGGTCAGAAGCTAAAGGACGACTGGAAAACGTTGGAGAACTACTCGGTCGGCGAAACATCCCGCGATTTGATCCAGCGATCTCTCGATCTCGACACAAAAGGACACCACTCGGGGAACGCAAGCAATCTGGCGGATTTCATCAAGACCGATCTGTACAATAAAACCGTCACCATGCCCTTTCTCTTTCCCTGTGGTAACCTCAAGCAGGATGTGCTGCAGAATAAGCTCTCCGAGTACGGTTACTCGCTCGACTCGGTGGAAGTGTACGAAACGGTGCCACATCGCGACCTGGAGCGCAATCTGGTCGCCCTGTTTCGGTCTGACGGGGACGCGAACAAAGATCGAACGATCGATAGTTTACTCTTTTTCAGCCCGTCCGGTATCAACTACTGTGCGCACGTGTTCGAAAAGCATCGGCTAGACCTGACTGGCAAGCGGATCATTGCCATCGGGCCGAGCACCAAGAAAGCAATAGAAAATAAGGGTATCACCGTGCACCGGACGGCGGAGAAACCGTCGCCGGATTATGTCGTCGGTGCGCTACTGCATGATACCTAA
- the LOC131262947 gene encoding uroporphyrinogen-III synthase isoform X2 gives MKKNLEVLRDRLLSPYKYSGLIFTSPRSITAVRDAVRGQKLKDDWKTLENYSVGETSRDLIQRSLDLDTKGHHSGNASNLADFIKTDLYNKTVTMPFLFPCGNLKQDVLQNKLSEYGYSLDSVEVYETVPHRDLERNLVALFRSDGDANKDRTIDSLLFFSPSGINYCAHVFEKHRLDLTGKRIIAIGPSTKKAIENKGITVHRTAEKPSPDYVVGALLHDT, from the exons ATGAAAAAG AATCTGGAGGTGCTGCGGGATCGGCTGCTATCGCCGTACAAGTACTCCGGTCTCATATTCACCAGCCCGCGTAGCATAACGGCCGTTCGGGATGCAGTACGTGGTCAGAAGCTAAAGGACGACTGGAAAACGTTGGAGAACTACTCGGTCGGCGAAACATCCCGCGATTTGATCCAGCGATCTCTCGATCTCGACACAAAAGGACACCACTCGGGGAACGCAAGCAATCTGGCGGATTTCATCAAGACCGATCTGTACAATAAAACCGTCACCATGCCCTTTCTCTTTCCCTGTGGTAACCTCAAGCAGGATGTGCTGCAGAATAAGCTCTCCGAGTACGGTTACTCGCTCGACTCGGTGGAAGTGTACGAAACGGTGCCACATCGCGACCTGGAGCGCAATCTGGTCGCCCTGTTTCGGTCTGACGGGGACGCGAACAAAGATCGAACGATCGATAGTTTACTCTTTTTCAGCCCGTCCGGTATCAACTACTGTGCGCACGTGTTCGAAAAGCATCGGCTAGACCTGACTGGCAAGCGGATCATTGCCATCGGGCCGAGCACCAAGAAAGCAATAGAAAATAAGGGTATCACCGTGCACCGGACGGCGGAGAAACCGTCGCCGGATTATGTCGTCGGTGCGCTACTGCATGATACCTAA
- the LOC131263751 gene encoding exosome complex component CSL4, whose amino-acid sequence MSEKNKEQALICVPGQVLCAASEFVVASEGTYEKLGYVHATLAGIVRMKKREKNTYISVVSFGGGATVPVIGDIVTARITGVQHRLAKCRILCIGKTALNRGFRGIIRKEDVRATEVDRVEMHKCFRPGDIILARVLHQIELNVFHLSTADNELGVVVAISPSSRANSGAETIPMVPVCWTEVQCPVTLIKEPRKVAKVVPEKGQSLSKTLALF is encoded by the coding sequence atgagtgaaaaaaataaagaacaagCATTAATATGCGTTCCTGGACAAGTGTTGTGCGCCGCATCGGAGTTCGTAGTGGCCAGCGAGGGTACCTACGAAAAGCTCGGCTACGTGCACGCCACACTGGCCGGCATTGTGCGGATGAAGAAACGTGAAAAAAATACCTACATCTCGGTGGTTTcgtttggtggtggtgccaCGGTACCTGTTATAGGCGACATCGTAACGGCAAGGATTACCGGAGTGCAGCATCGTCTAGCCAAATGTCGCATCTTGTGCATTGGTAAAACGGCCCTCAATCGAGGCTTCCGAGGGATCATTCGTAAAGAAGACGTTCGTGCGACGGAGGTTGATCGGGTGGAAATGCACAAATGTTTCCGTCCGGGAGATATCATCCTAGCGCGTGTACTCCATCAAATTGAGCTGAATGTTTTTCATCTTTCCACGGCTGATAACGAGCTTGGGGTTGTGGTGGCCATTTCGCCTAGTTCGCGAGCCAactcgggtgccgaaacgatACCAATGGTGCCGGTCTGCTGGACGGAAGTTCAGTGTCCCGTAACGCTGATCAAAGAACCGAGGAAAGTGGCTAAAGTTGTACCGGAAAAGGGTCAATCGTTGAGTAAAActcttgctttgttttga